Sequence from the Fusarium oxysporum Fo47 chromosome VI, complete sequence genome:
ACGACCTTGACGATTTCACAAACGCCCCTTGGATAGTTCTAGCGTACCTCCTCACATACATGGGTGAGTCCCTTGCAAGATCGTGAACCAAGAGAACATCACTTGACAGGATGCAACAGGATTCGCTGCCTGTGTGTCCAAATTGAGTGACATCTATGGACGGCGCAACATACTCGTGGTATCATGGGTCATTTTCGTTGGTTTCTCACAGGGCTGTGGATCGGCAACTAGTATGACAGCTTTGTATGCCGCCTGCTCTGTACTCTGTTCTCAAGCTGACCCCTTTTAGGGTTGTATGCCGCGCTTTCCAAGGAATGGGTGCATCTGGTCTGTACAGCTTAACACAGATCGGCCTGGTAGAGGTTGGGCCTTCTCACAGTCCCAGTCTGATAGGGGCTATGATTGGTGCTACCCTCGCTGTCGCCTTTGTACTGGGTCCCATCATCGGCGGTGCAGTTTCTCAGCTTTCAGACTGGAGGTGGTTGTTCAACATGAAGTAAGTATTTTGGTACATACTTGAAGAAATACTGACGACGTCAGCATCCCTTTCGGCTTGTTTGCGATCCTCGCAATTACAAATCTCTGGCCGCACGAAGAAGTGgcacccttcttctcatggAAGGCTTTCGCCAGCATTGATTTCCTTGGAAGCGCAACCCTCCTTACCAGTTCGGGCTTTCTTGTGTTCGCTGTTCAGCAAGCTGGCTCAGATACGTTCGCTTGGGGGAGCCCAGAAATCATCTCTGCTTTGGTCATTTCAGGCGTGAGCTGGCTCGTGTTCGTGTGGTGGGAGGTGCACCTGGAGACAAGGCCATTGCGCAACATCGAGCCAATTTTCCCGATTCGATTGATGCTTCAAAGAGTATACTCTGCTGGATTACTGTAAGTTGGAAAACAAAGATTCGCCCGTGATCGCAATTGACACCAATTAGGGTTACTTTATTCACCGGGTTTCCTTATATCTCACTTTCTATCGTCATTCCGGAAAGGGTTCAAATTGTCAGCCGTGAAGAAGTCCTAACGGCAGGGTTGCATATCCTCCCTATGCTTGGCGCTTGTGCCGTTGGCTCGTTTCTCGGGGGGGCCATTTCGAGCCGGAGAAACAACACGTCCATGACTCTTCTGGGGGCATCGTGTCTACAACTCCTTGGAGTCGGTCTAATGTCAATGTTGACGGGACCAGACTCACACAGTAAAGCCCAGTATGCCTTCCAAGCAATCTTCGGGCTTGGCGTCGgtctttctttctctgcCGCAACTATCATGACCAGTATACTCGCCGCTGAACGGAGTGAGCTCGCCTCTGCGCAAGGTGCAGTATCGCAGGCTCGTGTCTTGGGCGGTTGCATTGGTCTTGCGGTTTGTACTGTCATTTTCAACTCCCACGTCAATGAATATCTCCAGGACCATTTGACATCCGCTCAACTCGCCAGTCTCCACCGATCACCACTGACAAGTCTACAACTACCGGGACATCTACGAGACTTAGTTAGGGATGTTTATGCCGGTGCGTTTGCTGAAGAAATTAAGGTCATGATGCTCGTGTGTGCCGTCATGACAGCTTTATCTCTTTTCTCGCTGGAAAGAAACCCAGCGCCCCTGGAAAGGTTGACGGCTTTTCCTAAGGATCAGTTTTCTTCCAGAAGAGGCAGTGAATCTGCGACAGAGATGACGGATATATCCAGTATACGCCGTTCTGTTTGAGACTGATTTATATCATTCTTTTAGTTTATTGTGCACCACTATATTCGATCCCAAACAGATCGATCCTGGCGCGAACAAGTTGGTTTTGGTTTTGGGTGGCATATTTGGCGTTAGCTTACAGGCTTGTGTGTTTTCTCGTATATGGCTGTTGAAATATTCTGATTATCGCGGCGTACGGTAGCATATGTACGGGGGCTCTGTTAGCATAGGTCTTCAGATACTGATATTCTTTGAATACAATAGCAATGAAAGAATACAATGGCTCGTTAGCTGACGGTTAATTTTGAACTCAACCGCTCGACTGCAAAAGCGACGATAAAGCCCTGTTGCATAGTGTGCCACTGAAAGAACTACGAAATGGGTGGTTCCCGTACCTGAAGACAAAGGCATCCCAAGACAAGTCTCAGTTACTCGTGATGATTCTTAAGCAAATAGCTCCCTTGTACTACTCTGGTGCCCAACCTTGCATAGAACACAACGCTGAATCAACTGATTGTAGAGGCGCCGACTGCAGTTACTACTGTACTACAAACTTGGTGTTTCTCCTCGGCCAGTCGGTCATGCACGAAAGTCCGCAAGCGGGGTTTCTTTGAGAGACCTCGTGATAACGCAAGAGCCGTCTTTGAGACGGTTTGGTGCCGCAAATGGAGTATGTTTCGAGAGTCAAGACAAACGGGGCGTTGGAAAATTATCAAGCTACATATCTCGAGTTTTACCCATTGTGGCCTCATTTCTCCCGGTCCTAAGCCTTCACAGAGAATTGTTCATCAAAACGAGATCCTATGGCAATACTTTCTCTGGGGAGTGTCGTGTGAGGAGCACGACTGTAGTCATATTTGGACGTCGAGATCTGGCAGAAAACATGCACGATGTGTGTACTATTGCTTCTCTTTTTCGatattcttgttcttttctaACCTATCGAGATAACTTGCAAGGCAATTGACGACCATTTTATCgtttctcaacaacttctaAAATCTTCGCTATATTAATCGTACCCGACCCCTCGCCTGTAGGACTCTGTCAATATCGATACTTAATTTCGTACGTATTGATAGCAAATTCTTGGATCGGAATAAACATCTCCTTTGGGTCAGACTCGCGCAAAACTCCTCAGACGGACAGTCGGCACTTTTCGTCTTGAGCGTCTGGGTTTCCTGTAACACTTGAGCTCATTTCAAGGAACCCTGAAGACCAGCAGCGCTTGTTCTTAGGTGAGCAAATATCGTCCTTTTGCAGATTCTTCAGGAAAGGTTACTGGTTGTTTTTGCAGGGATCTTTGTCCCTTAGCAGGTTTCTATCGCCCTATAGTATTAGTTGTACTTAAGTCTACACGTACGACGACTTCTTGTAGTAAGAGTACAGACGGCGAGCAAAGTGTGGGTGATAGTGATGCAGTGTTCTATTTTGGTGAATATGCTTCTCAAGGTTCTTTATGCAAAATTGCAGAGCTTGTTTTCTACAGTAACTTCAACGGAGTCTTGATTATGAGGAGAAACGGAACTGGCTGGTGATCGAAATGTAAAGCTGGCACTTCCTTCACAGTGTTTAATGGCTAATATGATTGAGAGGCCAGTATCGTGACCTAATTGTGTACCGTTCGCGGCGAGCGACCGGAGTCTGGAAAACGAAGGCTCTTTGCATTTTTCTCTTGAGTACTCAAAAGCAACGCCTTGATGCCTTTGAAATGAATAAAATTGCAATTATGTTGGTGGTCTGGCATGGCTTTGTTCTGTGCTTTTCATATCATCACGCTCACAGTTCGGTTCACGGATGAATATGTTGGGGACATAAATATGCCACTTTGCGGAACTCTTCAAGGCATCGATGTATGAAGGTAGCTGTTCGACTTATTTCGTGATTCCCTGTTCAGGAAGTGTGATCGgcaccaccaacagcctgAGGTTTGAAGTAGACGGTCATAACCCCCTGAGGATTAAGCGAGCCCTTGACAAAGTCCTTGAGCGCTTGGTGAGCCTGGCAACCCTCGTCATAATACTTCATGTCCTCCATGCTAGcgaactcggtcttggagaCAAAGGTATATCCCTGAGACCGAGCATCCTCATCGGCGGCGCCAACAACCATGGAGAGGATATAGGGTTTGCCGTCCTTGAACAGATAATCAGGTATGTACAAATAGAGATAGACTGGAGGCGACTCACCTTTTGCTGAGAGGCATTGAGCTTGTGGTACTGGTCCAGAAGCTTGGCCTGCTCATCCTTGCTAGGCAGCTTGAACATGGTGATTCGGTGCACGCGGTTGGCCATCTTGACGGTAGGGATCTGAGTAAAAGGTCTGGATATGGTTTTGATATGTTGCGAGACTCGTGCGGGGTTTGGTGGGATACGGCTGGAAGAAAAGGTGAGAGCTCGACAGACAAGCCTCGAATTCATATATGATCTTGTGATAGCTTGGAGAACCACAATGAGGGCAGTGTTAAGGTAAGCAATGCCCGAATTGGATAGTTGAGTAGTATTTAACGAAGACAATGCGCGAGGCGGTTTCATGCGGGCCAAACGCGGGGGCGGCTCAGGAGCTATCCCTGCCCACATATGGATCCCATGTTGGAGGTTGCTTTCTAACAGATACCAACCAATCATCTTTCATTATTTCTCACAAGCAAGTACTTGGGATCATGGAGTTTCGTTTCCGCGCCTGAGCCCGAGTCATTCCGTTATTTATGCCGCAAAAACGGAATTCACTGATGGTTCTTGACAAGTTACTCTGCTTGGACACGATGTGCTTCTAAAGCTGACAGAGAGTTGCTCTCCCCTTCCTCCAAGGCTCGCTCATTCTTGGTCGAGGGTTGATATCTAGTACTTGGCGATATCTCCGAGTGACATAGCTTTCGATATAGACCAACTTCACTCCAGAACCTACCCCGCCCCCACGAGCCGGGCTGTCAAATGaatctccaacttcaaccaTGAGAAAGGGCACATAGGGCCGAAACAGCCGGTAATCTATGAGGCGATATTGGCGGGACAATTATTTTCCATCTGTGTCGTCCAATGGAGCTGAAACCTCGGTGCACGGTAGATCAGTCGGCTCAAGGATTACCCCAGATTCACCCTGCTCTGAGTGGTCAGCGATTTAACCTTAACGCTGTAATGAACATGGCATGGACGAAAGGAGTACCAGGCTTCGTCGCTTTGCTCCTTCTATCCCAGGCACAGAACTGTTCTAGATCCTGCGCCATACATAGTGCATGAATGCTAATCAGGCTATACTGCGTCTAGGTGTCTAGTAAGCGAAAATACACTACGTACTCAGtccaacaacaccaacctcTTTAGCAATGATGGGGGTGTttggctttgactttgatcaAGAGAACAGAAACCACATTGGCAATTCTCTAGACTTGTGGGCTTGGCAGTTAATCTCATTGTTGGTAGCATTGACTGGACTGTTTATGCTGTCATGGTTGGATACGGTACAGATAGAGGACGATTACCTACTGCCGCtactttcttttccttgtcCTTTCGTAATTAACACGTCCATAGCCAAAGTCAGACATGATAATCAAGCTGTCGACTACGCACTCAATCAACCCTATACTGCGTTTCTGCCCCTTCCATCTCGATgaatcaccatcaccatAGATCTCTTCATCCAATCCTAGACCTTTGCCGTTTTATGTTCCCTTTTTGCTTTCCTACTAACTCCTTCGCTAACTTACTATATATGAAAACAATAAAACCACTTTTGTTGTAAATACCGCAATGCGCACACAATAGCCTTTCTGACAAAAGGCGCTGTCTATAACGTTTTCGTTACCACGTACCCCTCCAATCCACCTTGGAGATCACCAAGTTGTCGACACAAGCTTTCAACAAGCGGAGGCATTGCCTCACTTGCTACAGGGTAGTTTTGTCGAAAGATGAGCCTTGCCAGCGACAAAACTGCCACATAGTTCGACACAGGCTCTAACTGAAGACGCAGCCCTTCTGGAGACGAAAGTGATGGGGTGCCCTGACCGAGCTCAAGGAACATTGTCGTCTCCCTCATCTCTGGTTCATTAAGTGGTAAAACTTCTTGTCCCATCCCTTGATCGCCGTTCGCTGTTCTCTGCGAAAGCAGGCCATACGCCCACAGCGTCAGACTAGCAAGGTAAACAACCATAGCGTTGAATCCTCGCAGGGTTGTTGGTATACACTCTTGTGCATGTCGAAGGACCTGTCCAGCATGCCAGGCAGCATACCGGGACTCTGGTCCAGGTAGCCAAGTGCTCTCTAATAACTGCATAGCTCTGCGAGATTCCTCGTCGCCCTTCCTGCCCGCCAGCCGCTGTACGTCGTCCAACGAGACATGTATGATCATCATGAAAAAGTCTGAAAGAAGCGATAGCTCAGGTTTTGGGGTCTGTGCAGATTTGAGCTGGGTTGACAGCTTACGAAGGCCCTCGTAGAGCTCTTGGTAAAGGGAGCGGGCCCATTCAGGAACATCAGATCCCGGCCGGCCTGGAGCTGCGTGATGGCATTGAGCGACGGCGTTACGATACGTCCAGATTTGTCCCCACAGCCCATGCAGAGCAGCTTTGCAGCAAGATTCTGTGTCCACCCACGTGTTCTGTTCAGTCATGACAAATTGACAGTCTCTCACATCGGAAAGGCGAGGGAAACCGGTAGGGGGGAAAGACCCCTTGGCCAAGTTCAAGTCCCACCATATCTGTGAATTACTAGCTTTCCAGAGATCACGAGCCGCCGGAAGTGCAAAGTCGAGCTGGCTGTATGCTAACGTAGGTCCTTTCCACGACACGATCGATGTTTGCATGTCGTGGAGAAATGCACGGATGGCCAACCTGTACTCTAGTCAATATGCTAGCGACTTCGGCATGGTGATATAAGTAACCTTTTGTAAGATTCAATTGTCGTAAATGTTTGCCATTTCGACTCAAGTGTCTCAGAAGAGTCGCCAGCGTTGGGCGTATGTGTAGTCAAGTCTGACGTGAAGCTCAACTTCCCTGTTTTTCGAAGCAGCTATCCGCAATTAGCCTGCTAGCCAGACTCATAATCACAACAGACTTACAGTCAAAAGCTGAGGCGCGAAGCTTTCTGCCACCTCTGTCTGACGATTGAAGCCACTCCATTGACCAGTTTCAAGGTGGAGGACAGACGCTTGAAGAAATGTGATATCTCGCACGGCCAGGCATGAAGATTCAAGCTGTTTGGCAGTCAGCATGTGGTTTACCCTTTGCCAATATCTTTGGCTCACCATCGCTACACCATGGTCCATACTTACCCGTTTCCCAATGACACTTGCCGTAAGCTCATCAAGAGCCAGGCCGAATTGCCATATAGCTGGAGTAGATATACATGAAGCCCCACTTGAGACAACGGCAGAGAAAAGCTCTTGGCTAGTTGCCGAGGGATCGAATGACGATCTATGAATAAAAGCCTCACTTTTAGGGTCTTCGCTTTTGAAGTACGTCTCGATCATATAGCCCAATAACTCAGCTGATGGAAATGTTGGTACTCGATGTGGTGTCGGATTGTTGGCGAGAACCATGGCAAACATGCTGTCGCGTAAGTAGGGTGAAACGATAGCGGAGCGAGACACTGAGCTCCCTGCCTGACCATTGGCCTCGGGCTCATACAACCATACTGAACACTGAAGGGGTGCGTCGACCGAGACAGTATCTTTACGGCCTTGACGTGATGTGCGTTTTCCTACATTGCCAGACTGAGGATTTCGTGCGGTCACACCTAAGCCTGGGATCTTGTACGAGCCAAAATCTACATCCCAAGAGAACTCAATCTCCGGAAAGATGCTTTGCGTCGCTGCGAAAAACAAAGATTCCACAGGTGAATCCTCAAGTCTGGGCGCGCCGAGAAAAGAGGTGACACTGTAGTCAACGGTAGCATCGATGGCGTGACCTTGATGAGCAATAGCCGATTGGGGCAAAGCATAGGTAGCTTCACCGGCCGTAAAGACCTGGCTGTCGTTGCCTGTAGTTGAGGCAACCATTGAACTGTCCGAGGGTGACATACCAGCCTGCGACTCAGACGTCCGGTATTGGTTCCCGCGTCTCACTGGCATCTGACATGTCAAACTCTTACTACGGCAGCGGCTGCACGGTTTCTGATCTTCGCATTTTGCCTTGGAAGCAGCGCAATTGAGACATGCCTCGGCGGCTCGGTCGCTTCTTCTGATGAATGGGCGGTCTTTTGCggtcccatctcgatcgtGGGTAGTCTCATGCCGTGTCAAGAGGTCAGCGCGATTGAAACGCTTGGGACATCGGGTGCATTGGTACGGCCGGGCATTCTCGTGCGACCTGAGGTGTCTGGTCAGGTGGTCGGCTCGCTCATAGACGCGACGGCAGATATGGCAGACGTGAGACGGCGATGAGGCGGACGCATCAGAAAGTTTTCTCTTGGCAGGCAACGTAGAAGCAATTCTCTGGGGTGTTTCcccttggtgttgttgcaGTGCGGGATCCAGCTGCTGCTGAAAGATTTGATGCTTCGAGGGCGACGCGGGAGGCAGTGAATGCTGCAATTCATGCTGTTCCTGCTGCAAGGGTGGCTGGGCCCGTTGATTCGAATCGGCTACGGACACAGGCGCTGcgagggagaagagggaCGACAGGAGCATGTCTGAGCCGGCGGCATCGCAAAGAATGTCGATGCCATTCTGCTCCGTGGCCGCCATTGGATTCGAAGCCGTCGCCTCAGACAAAACCAAGCCAAGCCGGACTGTGCCGTTCTGGCCGCGGGGGTATTAGCTAACCGGACGTGGACTGAGAGAAGTAACCAGTCGCTTGAGTCAAGGCAGCAGGGGTCGCTGACTGACTGTTGAGGGGATCGCGAGACAATCCGATGCCGTTGTAGTTCGGAAGAGAGGGGGCGGGGGGCGGGAGATGGGCGGCAAGCGTTAATGGATTCTGGTGGGGTTCGCGGCTGTCCAGCGAGTGACGGCAATTCAATTTCACCATCAGGAGCTGAGCATGTCGAGTTCCACTTTCCGGAGCCGGGCCAATTCAACGGCCGGCCATAACGGGCGGAACCAATATGAAATCCAGTAGTCGGAACCGGCGCCGAGTCCGCAGTGTCTTAAACCACGTATTAATCACATTGTCACGGTGAGCGCGAATTGTCGAACAGCTAAAACTCAGAATAATACAACACTGAGCTTTACACCTGGGATGAATGCATTCCTCCATGTCAGTTCGATGAACGTGAGGTGGCTGATCAGGGGAGTTTTCTTAACTACCCCCTTGCGTCGCCCTCAAACTTTGACAGCTGAAGTGACTCCCTTCGTTAATCTAAGAGTAGCAGCTGGCATCTTGCTAATAAGGTAGGCCCGTGCCAACGGCCCGGGTAGGCCAGTACGTACTGTACTTGTCAAAGGTGGTGTCTCAGCAGCCCTCGTTGCGTCACTCAAGCCACTTGATGAAGATTTCTCTCCTTTCAGCGCAAGGAAGAAAGTCCAGAACCCTAGTATGTCTCAGAGTAATTCTCACCTCAGTGCCAAGACTAGAATTGGCTGAGATTGGTTCGTGACAAAGGCGATCACACAATAGCGATATGTATTTTCCGTTGTCTTATAATTGCGTTTGGGTCACTAACCAGCCATAGACAGGGATGCCAAAGTGAGGAGTCACATATCAATCTTTGGTTTTACCTTTGACTTCACACAAAAAGCTAGAACATTATGAAGTTACACCGATTACAAAAAATTGACGATTTATTGCGTCTAGCTCTTACTCCAGTGCCGTGTCAAATCCTTGGCGTATCCAGGAATTGGCTGGGCTATGCAACCAATCCTGGACCCCAGTAAGGCCATCGGTAAGTGATTCTCGATTATCTGATGCACCTCATGTAGCTGCCCTGTGAGATTCAGCGAAGTGACAAGGTGGCTGATCCGAGCCACTCCCGACTTCCTGGTTGGGCTGCACTGGCCTATGATAATGCCTTGGTTCCGACCCATGAGTTTTTTTCCTTCCATCGTATATCAATTTTAAGCATGACTCGGAGATCGCCGTGATTCGTGATTAACCAACGCGCACGAGCATGGTTTGAAGGTGCCCGTTGAGTCAGTGGGGAGTGGCAGAAAATCGCTGTCAAGACCCAAATCATACCCCTGGGCCCTAGCATTCTAAGACATGCTCGACGACGACGTAATAATAGGTCCGAGTGCCGCTGTGCCAATCAGAGGTCGTGGAGCCTTCCATTTCACGACGTGAGCTGACTGAAGTGCTGCAACAAGTGTCACTCTTGACTTGTCGCAGATCCCTCTAGTCGGAATAGACTTTCTTGCCTATCCATGCTAACGAAAAATGGCACTTGAGGATATCTCATGTCAAGTTCAGCTGATATTTGAGATCCACAGTCCTGTGGTTCGCAGCGGCGAGAAATGCTCAACAACATCTTGGCATTGTGCTTTTGGGCAAGCTCTGAACCAGGTAGAAGCAGTCAAAACTGTGCTAATTAGTCACATGTTCATTTGAGTTTCTCATAAACTCACCTCGACCCTGGGATAGATCTAGTCGACACAAGGAGTACCGCAGTATCCGCAGCAGCGACCAGGAATTACCCAAACTTCTTTGCCAGCTAAGGCACAGGTAGGACATCGAGTGCCAGGAACTTTCTGAGCTCTGAAGGCACTGCACAAGACCCGAGGTCCAGCAGATTTGAAGGTTTCGACTACAGCCTGACATTCTAGTTCCGGCTGCAACAACGATGCTGTGTTTTGGTATTGGTCTCCATGGTACAGCATGGAGGGCGAGGGGATGGGTAGAATATCTTGATGGAGGGCCATGATGGAGGTCGTCTCTTACTTGGGTTGACAGCTCGATGCAAGAGAAGAACGACTCTG
This genomic interval carries:
- a CDS encoding major facilitator superfamily domain-containing protein, which gives rise to MANEYRMSLSYPNPSLGQIAVTENALEENAPMTTEVIGLRKHSITGPRRVVLVISLLAGLLFSSLDTSIVSTSLVTISHDLDDFTNAPWIVLAYLLTYMGFAACVSKLSDIYGRRNILVVSWVIFVGFSQGCGSATSMTALVVCRAFQGMGASGLYSLTQIGLVEVGPSHSPSLIGAMIGATLAVAFVLGPIIGGAVSQLSDWRWLFNMNIPFGLFAILAITNLWPHEEVAPFFSWKAFASIDFLGSATLLTSSGFLVFAVQQAGSDTFAWGSPEIISALVISGVSWLVFVWWEVHLETRPLRNIEPIFPIRLMLQRVYSAGLLVTLFTGFPYISLSIVIPERVQIVSREEVLTAGLHILPMLGACAVGSFLGGAISSRRNNTSMTLLGASCLQLLGVGLMSMLTGPDSHSKAQYAFQAIFGLGVGLSFSAATIMTSILAAERSELASAQGAVSQARVLGGCIGLAVCTVIFNSHVNEYLQDHLTSAQLASLHRSPLTSLQLPGHLRDLVRDVYAGAFAEEIKVMMLVCAVMTALSLFSLERNPAPLERLTAFPKDQFSSRRGSESATEMTDISSIRRSV